The Tenrec ecaudatus isolate mTenEca1 chromosome 7, mTenEca1.hap1, whole genome shotgun sequence genome window below encodes:
- the POU3F2 gene encoding POU domain, class 3, transcription factor 2 — protein MATAASNHYSLLTSSASIVHAEPPGGMQQGAGGYREAQSLVQGDYGALQSNGHPLSHAHQWITALSHGGGGGGGGGGGGGGGGGGGGGDGSPWSTSPLGQPDIKPSVVVQQGGRGDELHGPGALQQQHQQQQQQQQQQQQQQQQQQQRPPHLVHHAANHHPGPGAWRSAAAAAHLPPSMGASNGGLLYSQPSFTVNGMLGAGGQPAGLHHHGLRDAHDEPHHADHHPHPHSHPHQQPPPPPPPQGPPGHPGAHHDPHSDEDTPTSDDLEQFAKQFKQRRIKLGFTQADVGLALGTLYGNVFSQTTICRFEALQLSFKNMCKLKPLLNKWLEEADSSSGSPTSIDKIAAQGRKRKKRTSIEVSVKGALESHFLKCPKPSAQEITSLADSLQLEKEVVRVWFCNRRQKEKRMTPPGGTLPGAEDVYGGSRDTPPHHGVQTPVQ, from the coding sequence ATGGCGACCGCAGCGTCTAACCACTACAGCCTGCTCACCTCCAGCGCCTCCATCGTGCACGCCGAGCCGCCGGGAGGCatgcagcagggagcagggggtTACCGCGAGGCACAGAGCCTGGTGCAGGGCGACTACGGCGCGCTGCAGAGCAACGGGCACCCGCTCAGCCACGCTCACCAGTGGATCACCGCGCTGTCCCAcggtggcggcggcgggggcggtggcggcggcggcgggggcggcggcgggggcgggggcggtggCGACGGCTCCCCGTGGTCCACCAGCCCCCTGGGCCAGCCGGACATCAAGCCCTCGGTGGTCGTGCAGCAAGGCGGCCGCGGCGACGAGCTGCACGGGCCAGGCGccctgcagcagcagcaccagcagcagcagcagcaacagcagcagcagcagcagcaacagcagcagcagcagcagcggccgcCGCATCTGGTGCACCATGCCGCCAACCACCACCCGGGGCCGGGGGCCTGGCGGAGCGCGGCGGCCGCGGCGCACCTCCCGCCCTCCATGGGCGCGTCCAACGGCGGCTTGCTCTACTCGCAGCCCAGCTTCACGGTGAACGGCATGCTGGGCGCCGGCGGGCAGCCGGCGGGGCTGCACCACCACGGCCTGCGGGACGCGCACGACGAGCCACACCACGCCGACCATCACCCGCACCCGCACTCGCACCCTCAccagcagccgccgccgccgcctcccccgCAGGGCCCGCCTGGCCACCCGGGCGCGCACCACGACCCGCACTCGGACGAGGACACGCCGACCTCGGACGACCTGGAGCAGTTTGCCAAGCAGTTCAAGCAGCGCCGGATCAAACTGGGATTTACCCAAGCGGACGTGGGCCTGGCGCTGGGCACCCTGTACGGCAACGTGTTCTCGCAGACCACCATCTGCAGGTTCGAGGCCCTGCAGCTGAGCTTCAAGAACATGTGCAAGCTGAAGCCTTTGTTGAACAAGTGGTTGGAGGAAGCGGACTCGTCCTCCGGCAGCCCCACGAGCATAGACAAGATCGCAGCGCAGGGGCGCAAGCGGAAAAAGCGGACCTCCATCGAGGTGAGCGTCAAGGGGGCTCTGGAGAGCCATTTCCTCAAATGCCCCAAGCCCTCGGCCCAGGAGATCACCTCCCTGGCGGACAGCTTACAGCTGGAGAAGGAGGTGGTGAGAGTTTGGTTTTGTAACAGGAGACAGAAAGAGAAAAGGATGACCCCTCCCGGAGGGACTCTGCCGGGCGCCGAGGATGTGTACGGGGGGAGTAGGGACACGCCACCACACCACGGGGTGCAGACGCCCGTCCAGTGA